A DNA window from Mariprofundus aestuarium contains the following coding sequences:
- a CDS encoding bifunctional 3,4-dihydroxy-2-butanone-4-phosphate synthase/GTP cyclohydrolase II — translation MTLATTEELLDELRAGRMIILADDEDRENEGDLVMAAEWVTPEAINFMATHGRGLICLALTQEQTDRLQLPLMVSNTNSKFKTNFTISIEAAEGVTTGISAHDRAHTIRTAIADGSRAEDIHTPGHVFPLVGRDGGLLVRAGHTEASIDLARLAGLKPAGVICEIMNDDGTMARMPELKKFAKKHNLKVGSIADVISHRLQHDSLVRREVEVRMPTEFGEFRMIGYSNAVDKTEHVALVMGEPDAERPCLVRVHSECLTGDVFASRRCDCGSQLHAAMRQVAEAGEGVVLYLRQEGRGIGLLNKLKAYNLQDAGHDTVSANEKLGFKADLRDYGIGAQILRDLGLRKLSLLTNNPKKIVALDGYGLEVSERVQLQSSPHKDNIAYLTTKKEKMGHMLNMKDETNES, via the coding sequence ATGACACTGGCTACAACCGAAGAGTTGCTTGACGAGCTGCGTGCAGGACGCATGATCATTCTCGCTGACGATGAAGATCGCGAGAACGAGGGTGATCTGGTCATGGCTGCGGAGTGGGTGACACCTGAAGCGATCAACTTCATGGCCACCCATGGTCGCGGACTGATCTGCCTAGCGCTCACACAGGAGCAGACCGATCGTTTGCAGCTGCCACTGATGGTCTCCAACACCAACTCCAAGTTCAAAACCAACTTTACGATCTCGATCGAGGCTGCTGAGGGTGTAACCACTGGTATCTCTGCCCATGACCGGGCTCATACGATTCGTACTGCCATTGCCGATGGCTCCCGGGCAGAAGATATCCATACGCCGGGCCATGTCTTTCCGCTGGTTGGACGTGACGGGGGGCTGCTGGTTCGTGCTGGCCATACCGAGGCGAGCATTGATCTGGCTCGGCTTGCGGGGCTCAAGCCTGCTGGTGTGATCTGCGAAATCATGAATGATGACGGTACCATGGCGCGCATGCCGGAGTTGAAAAAATTTGCCAAGAAACACAATCTGAAGGTTGGGTCTATTGCTGATGTGATCAGCCATCGCCTACAGCACGATTCATTAGTCAGGCGCGAGGTGGAGGTGCGTATGCCGACCGAGTTCGGCGAATTCCGCATGATCGGATACAGCAATGCGGTCGACAAGACCGAGCATGTGGCGTTGGTGATGGGTGAGCCGGATGCGGAACGTCCGTGTCTGGTTCGCGTTCACTCCGAGTGCCTGACCGGTGACGTTTTTGCATCACGCCGCTGTGACTGCGGTTCGCAGCTGCATGCTGCGATGCGGCAGGTAGCTGAAGCCGGAGAGGGGGTGGTTCTCTACCTCAGGCAGGAAGGGCGCGGCATCGGGCTTTTGAACAAGCTTAAGGCATACAACCTGCAGGATGCCGGTCACGATACGGTATCGGCCAATGAGAAACTTGGTTTTAAAGCGGACCTGCGCGATTATGGCATCGGTGCACAGATTCTGCGCGACCTTGGGCTGCGTAAGCTTAGTCTGTTGACCAATAACCCGAAGAAGATCGTAGCACTTGACGGTTACGGGCTTGAGGTTAGCGAGCGCGTGCAGCTGCAGAGTAGCCCACATAAGGATAACATAGCCTATCTGACCACCAAAAAAGAGAAGATGGGACATATGCTGAACATGAAGGATGAAACAAATGAGTCTTGA
- a CDS encoding AMP-binding protein, producing the protein MSRVIEAIGRFAADSPDRIAIESGFPSTLVSYATLSSHITVLTDELRSHNVSTLALAGDNGAGWVVMDLGCLNAGIPVIPVPHFFSPTQVAHLFHAAGVDGVLTDSPESIRKLCEQMKLPHIEAKEITLGFLSLYLFVLPESKTQLPEDCSKVTFTSGSTGEPKGAVLTQQAMEQVASSLAEVTGARCDDRHLSLLPYATLLENIGGLYAPFLVGATICSPGLAAVGLSGSSGLDVNRFMGMLIITKATTCIMIPQMLHALVAAVEAGAPKPETLRYIAVGGAPVSTHLLERAEKLGLPVYEGYGLSEAASVVAVNSEGVKRAGSVGKLLPHVELSFAGDGEILVGGSLFKGYLGEPGFTGKQWPTGDIGHIDEEGFLYLTGRKKHIFITAFGRNVSPEWVERELSIEPAVAQCCVFGEARPFNVAVIVARSGVGEEVIRTAVNAANGRLPDYARVSSWLIADEPFSIEGGLWTGTGRPRRKQIYAFYEEAVEALYKES; encoded by the coding sequence ATGAGCCGGGTGATCGAAGCGATAGGACGCTTTGCCGCTGATTCACCGGATCGAATCGCCATTGAGAGCGGTTTCCCCTCTACACTTGTAAGTTACGCAACCCTCTCCTCTCATATCACTGTCCTGACAGATGAACTTCGCAGCCACAATGTCTCCACATTGGCGCTGGCTGGCGATAATGGTGCTGGCTGGGTGGTGATGGATCTGGGCTGCCTGAATGCCGGGATTCCGGTGATTCCCGTCCCTCATTTTTTTTCCCCGACTCAAGTTGCCCATCTGTTTCATGCTGCAGGAGTCGACGGCGTTCTTACAGATAGTCCCGAGTCGATCCGCAAACTCTGCGAACAGATGAAGCTACCTCATATCGAAGCGAAAGAGATTACCCTTGGTTTTCTATCGCTTTATCTTTTTGTGCTGCCTGAATCTAAAACGCAACTGCCTGAGGATTGCAGCAAGGTGACCTTCACCTCTGGCTCAACAGGGGAACCCAAAGGCGCGGTGCTGACACAGCAGGCGATGGAGCAGGTGGCTTCATCACTGGCAGAGGTGACCGGTGCCAGGTGCGATGATCGACATCTGTCTCTGCTTCCTTATGCAACACTTCTGGAGAACATCGGTGGCCTCTATGCGCCTTTTCTGGTCGGGGCGACAATCTGTTCGCCGGGGCTCGCTGCCGTTGGTTTAAGCGGATCTTCAGGGTTGGATGTGAACCGCTTTATGGGCATGCTGATCATCACGAAAGCGACTACATGTATTATGATTCCGCAGATGCTGCATGCGCTGGTGGCTGCTGTTGAGGCGGGCGCACCAAAGCCTGAAACGCTGCGCTATATCGCTGTCGGTGGCGCGCCGGTTTCTACCCACCTACTGGAGCGAGCCGAAAAACTAGGGCTTCCAGTGTATGAAGGGTATGGCCTCTCCGAGGCGGCCAGCGTGGTTGCCGTGAACAGTGAGGGTGTGAAAAGGGCTGGCAGTGTCGGCAAGCTTCTGCCACATGTAGAGCTCTCCTTTGCCGGCGACGGCGAGATTCTTGTTGGAGGGAGTCTGTTTAAGGGGTATCTCGGCGAACCAGGTTTTACCGGAAAACAGTGGCCGACCGGTGACATAGGTCATATAGATGAGGAGGGGTTTCTTTATCTTACAGGCCGCAAGAAACATATCTTTATCACCGCTTTTGGCCGTAACGTTTCACCGGAATGGGTGGAGCGTGAACTCTCTATTGAGCCTGCGGTTGCACAGTGCTGCGTGTTCGGCGAGGCGCGTCCGTTCAATGTGGCGGTGATCGTGGCGCGCAGTGGAGTTGGTGAAGAGGTTATCAGAACGGCCGTGAATGCAGCCAATGGAAGATTGCCCGATTATGCCCGTGTATCCAGCTGGCTGATTGCTGATGAGCCTTTTAGTATTGAAGGTGGTCTCTGGACGGGTACCGGAAGACCACGCCGTAAACAGATTTATGCATTTTATGAAGAGGCTGTCGAAGCCCTCTATAAGGAGTCCTGA
- a CDS encoding riboflavin synthase yields MFTGIIQDVGAIAGIRREPEQTHMVFKTVLEMANWQLGDSVACNGCCLTITEFPQDHAFAATLSQESLNLTIFSDAAEGDAINLEPALRMGDALGGHMVTGHVDGVGVVKSVKAVGEHRELTFRLPKSLARYVVKKGSVAINGVSLTVNLVDGCDFTVNLIPHTLSHTNLGGLKAGAEVNIETDMYGRYVERLMQFQTENS; encoded by the coding sequence ATGTTCACAGGAATTATTCAGGACGTTGGTGCCATAGCGGGTATCCGGCGCGAACCTGAGCAGACTCACATGGTATTCAAGACGGTGTTGGAGATGGCTAACTGGCAACTGGGCGACTCAGTCGCCTGTAACGGCTGCTGCCTGACGATCACAGAATTTCCGCAAGATCATGCCTTTGCTGCCACGCTGTCTCAAGAGTCGCTAAACCTGACTATCTTTTCGGATGCGGCAGAAGGTGATGCGATCAATCTGGAGCCCGCGCTGCGCATGGGTGATGCACTGGGCGGGCATATGGTGACCGGCCATGTTGACGGCGTTGGTGTCGTCAAATCGGTAAAGGCGGTTGGCGAACATCGCGAACTTACCTTTAGATTGCCCAAAAGCCTGGCTCGCTATGTGGTGAAAAAAGGGTCGGTGGCAATCAACGGGGTAAGCCTTACGGTGAACCTTGTGGATGGTTGCGACTTTACCGTTAACCTGATTCCCCATACCTTGTCGCACACCAATCTGGGGGGCCTCAAAGCGGGCGCTGAAGTGAACATCGAAACAGATATGTATGGTCGTTATGTAGAGCGACTGATGCAATTTCAAACGGAGAATTCATGA
- the nusB gene encoding transcription antitermination factor NusB, with protein sequence MANRHMARESALETLYAWGSGEKDGGAIPDLIASRLQHEERADQDENYLRELVYGVTDHVDALDEVIKTAVRGRSLRSVAQLEINVIRLAVWEMQNRLEIPYRVIINEALELTRDYAGESPRGFINGVLDNLAKQLRPAEMGNK encoded by the coding sequence ATGGCAAATCGTCATATGGCGCGTGAATCTGCGCTGGAAACACTTTATGCATGGGGCTCTGGCGAAAAGGATGGCGGTGCGATCCCAGATCTGATTGCCAGTCGCTTGCAGCATGAAGAGCGCGCCGATCAGGATGAAAACTACCTGCGTGAATTGGTGTATGGAGTTACTGATCATGTCGATGCGCTCGATGAAGTGATCAAAACAGCGGTGCGGGGCAGAAGCCTGCGTTCAGTGGCTCAGCTTGAGATTAATGTGATTCGTCTGGCTGTCTGGGAGATGCAGAATCGTCTGGAGATTCCTTACCGTGTGATTATCAACGAAGCGCTGGAGTTGACCCGTGATTATGCAGGTGAATCTCCACGCGGCTTTATCAATGGTGTGCTTGATAATCTGGCAAAACAGCTTCGCCCGGCTGAAATGGGCAATAAATAA
- the ribH gene encoding 6,7-dimethyl-8-ribityllumazine synthase encodes MSLDAPHLAGNVDATGLTVGIVVSRFNNDITEALLSGAVSALKEHGGRDEDMTIVYVPGAFEIGTIAAKMADTGRFDAIVCLGCVIRGDTAHFDYVCQGAMDAIGKVAQRGDVGVGNGVLTLDTHEQALERIGGAHGHKGEEAALTAVEVVRQLQALEV; translated from the coding sequence ATGAGTCTTGATGCGCCACATCTGGCTGGCAATGTTGATGCTACGGGGTTGACCGTAGGCATTGTTGTCAGCCGTTTTAATAACGACATTACCGAGGCGCTGCTATCGGGTGCGGTTTCCGCATTGAAAGAGCACGGTGGCCGTGATGAGGATATGACTATTGTGTATGTTCCGGGCGCATTTGAGATCGGTACGATCGCTGCAAAAATGGCCGACACGGGTCGCTTTGATGCGATTGTTTGCCTGGGTTGTGTTATTCGCGGCGATACGGCCCACTTTGACTATGTCTGTCAGGGTGCAATGGATGCCATTGGCAAGGTCGCTCAGCGTGGTGATGTTGGGGTGGGTAACGGCGTATTGACGCTTGATACGCATGAACAGGCGCTGGAACGTATCGGCGGCGCACATGGGCATAAGGGTGAAGAAGCTGCTTTAACAGCGGTTGAAGTTGTTCGACAGTTGCAGGCTCTGGAGGTTTAA
- the thiE gene encoding thiamine phosphate synthase, with product MTKVSGIYAILPADLEMADLLSKAEAALKGGVRILQFRDKKQGYKRAIKRAKALRELTHRYEAMLFINDSANLAVAAGADGVHLGRDDLSDLAELRSQIGERLIVGVTCRADVAYAKAVLNDGADYVSFGAVWATTTKPEVPPLGLARLAKTRQLLPDANICAIGGITADNVVQVKAAGADCAAVISGLFADEDIESKARLLTEMWKLA from the coding sequence ATGACTAAAGTCAGCGGCATCTACGCCATACTTCCTGCTGATCTGGAGATGGCAGATCTTCTCTCGAAAGCCGAGGCGGCTTTAAAGGGTGGTGTCCGCATCCTCCAGTTTCGTGACAAAAAACAGGGGTACAAACGGGCAATCAAGCGGGCTAAAGCGCTGCGTGAACTTACGCATCGTTATGAGGCGATGTTGTTCATCAACGATTCGGCAAATCTGGCTGTCGCTGCCGGCGCCGATGGTGTGCATCTGGGGCGTGATGATCTCTCTGATCTGGCTGAGCTCAGGAGTCAGATCGGTGAGCGCCTGATTGTCGGGGTGACCTGCCGGGCTGATGTGGCATACGCCAAAGCTGTGCTCAATGATGGCGCTGATTACGTCTCCTTTGGTGCAGTTTGGGCTACGACAACCAAGCCTGAGGTGCCGCCGTTAGGTCTTGCCCGTCTGGCCAAGACCCGTCAATTGCTTCCCGATGCGAATATCTGCGCCATTGGCGGTATCACGGCTGATAATGTGGTGCAGGTCAAAGCGGCCGGCGCTGACTGTGCAGCTGTGATTTCAGGGCTGTTTGCCGATGAAGATATTGAGTCGAAGGCACGGTTGCTGACTGAGATGTGGAAGCTGGCGTGA
- the recQ gene encoding DNA helicase RecQ has protein sequence MQRAQNILKSTFGYENFRHHQADIITALIDGNDVLTLMPTGGGKSICYQIPALIRAGCGIVISPLIALMQDQVDAMTQLGIRAAFLNSTLSPSAQRDIEAQLLAGELDLLYLAPERLLNSATLSLLDRTEIALFAIDEAHCVSQWGHDFRKEYQQLCMLHERFPAVPRIALTATADARTRSEIIEQLALDHASLFVNSFDRPNIHYAISESGNSREELWRFIEENHPDDAGIIYCQTRKSVDTISQWLNTKGRTALPYHAGLGQESRQENQQRFLREDGLIIVATIAFGMGIDKPDVRFVAHMNLPKNIEAYYQETGRAGRDGKPADAWMSYGLRDVVGLRLFTENSDAEEKFKRVMHQKTDAMLGLCELTSCRRIALLTYFGETTNQPCGNCDNCMNPPQTWDATIATQKALSCVYRTGERYGAQYVIDVLTGKSSERIERSSHDKLSTFDIGHEHTAIEWRGIFRQLIAHGYLATDAEGYGVLKLTQKAWPLLKKSETPQTVMLRGLHKAKVKKKKLSAAVSDLSSQDQQLFEALRALRARLAKEQNVPPYVIFPDKTLTEMAVVKPASEGQFLDISGVGQGKLARYGEVFLNEISSSTR, from the coding sequence ATGCAACGTGCCCAAAACATCCTGAAATCAACCTTCGGCTACGAGAACTTCCGCCACCATCAAGCCGACATCATTACTGCTCTGATCGACGGAAATGACGTACTGACACTGATGCCGACCGGCGGCGGAAAATCGATCTGCTACCAAATCCCTGCCCTGATCCGTGCAGGCTGTGGCATTGTCATCTCGCCACTGATCGCACTGATGCAGGATCAGGTCGATGCAATGACCCAGCTCGGTATTCGCGCAGCTTTCCTCAACTCCACGCTTTCGCCCAGCGCACAGCGCGACATCGAAGCGCAACTACTGGCTGGCGAACTCGACCTGCTCTATCTCGCCCCCGAACGCCTGCTAAACTCGGCCACACTGTCACTTCTGGATCGCACTGAAATTGCTCTTTTCGCCATTGATGAGGCGCACTGTGTGTCGCAATGGGGGCACGACTTCCGCAAAGAGTACCAGCAACTTTGCATGCTGCACGAACGTTTTCCAGCAGTTCCACGCATTGCGCTCACGGCCACGGCCGATGCGCGAACGCGCAGTGAAATCATTGAGCAACTGGCTCTGGATCACGCCTCTCTCTTCGTCAACAGCTTCGATCGCCCAAACATCCACTATGCCATCAGCGAGAGTGGCAACAGCCGCGAGGAGCTGTGGCGTTTTATCGAGGAGAATCACCCCGATGACGCGGGTATCATCTACTGCCAGACACGCAAAAGTGTAGATACAATATCCCAATGGCTAAACACCAAAGGGCGAACAGCGCTCCCCTACCATGCAGGACTTGGACAGGAGAGCAGACAGGAGAATCAGCAGCGGTTCCTGCGCGAGGATGGCCTGATCATCGTCGCGACCATCGCTTTCGGCATGGGTATCGACAAGCCTGACGTGCGCTTTGTTGCGCATATGAACCTACCGAAGAATATCGAAGCCTATTATCAGGAGACAGGGCGTGCAGGACGTGACGGCAAACCTGCGGATGCATGGATGAGTTACGGATTAAGAGATGTCGTGGGGCTTCGCCTGTTCACTGAAAACAGTGATGCCGAAGAAAAGTTCAAACGGGTGATGCACCAGAAAACCGATGCCATGCTGGGCTTATGCGAGCTAACCAGCTGCCGCCGCATCGCCCTACTCACCTATTTCGGCGAAACAACCAATCAACCGTGCGGCAACTGCGATAACTGCATGAATCCACCGCAGACATGGGATGCCACCATTGCCACCCAAAAAGCACTCTCCTGCGTCTATCGAACAGGTGAGCGATATGGTGCCCAGTATGTGATCGATGTATTAACCGGGAAAAGCAGTGAGCGCATTGAGCGAAGCAGTCATGACAAGCTATCCACCTTCGATATCGGCCATGAACACACGGCGATTGAATGGCGTGGCATATTCCGCCAGCTGATCGCTCACGGCTATCTCGCCACCGATGCAGAAGGTTATGGTGTTCTGAAACTGACCCAGAAGGCTTGGCCACTGCTCAAGAAGAGTGAAACCCCGCAAACGGTGATGCTGCGCGGTCTTCACAAAGCGAAAGTTAAAAAGAAGAAACTTTCGGCGGCCGTATCGGATCTCTCATCACAGGATCAGCAACTCTTCGAAGCGCTGCGCGCCCTGCGCGCCCGGCTGGCCAAGGAGCAGAACGTGCCGCCCTACGTCATCTTCCCGGATAAAACCCTCACAGAGATGGCGGTCGTCAAACCGGCCAGCGAAGGGCAGTTCCTCGATATCTCCGGTGTCGGCCAAGGCAAACTCGCCCGCTACGGTGAGGTGTTTCTGAACGAAAT
- a CDS encoding thermostable hemolysin → MFEVLHKGHSSYGPATEFVRENFHRTYGADVRTFMPNFIRIKDRHDHTKAVVGYRDAADGPLYLEKYMDEPIELAISRYLATPVDRSEIVEVGNLAEARPGDARLAIIGATSFFHTAGFRWVAFTGVTRLRNAFVRLGMSPKQLLEADQRRLPEEEVKQWGRYYDDGDPVICFGSIQEGHDNLQELWAALRDTWAAAEEEGEKIARIKKYT, encoded by the coding sequence GTGTTTGAAGTGCTTCACAAAGGCCATTCCTCTTACGGGCCAGCTACTGAGTTTGTTCGCGAGAATTTTCATCGCACCTACGGAGCGGATGTCCGCACCTTTATGCCTAATTTCATTCGCATCAAAGATCGCCATGATCATACCAAGGCGGTGGTGGGTTACCGCGACGCTGCAGATGGTCCGCTCTATCTCGAGAAATATATGGATGAGCCGATTGAGCTTGCGATTTCACGCTATCTGGCTACCCCTGTTGATCGCTCGGAGATTGTCGAAGTGGGAAATCTGGCTGAGGCGAGGCCGGGCGATGCGCGCTTGGCGATCATCGGTGCTACCTCCTTTTTTCATACTGCCGGTTTCCGCTGGGTGGCTTTCACCGGCGTAACTCGCCTGCGTAATGCCTTTGTGCGGCTGGGTATGTCGCCTAAACAGCTGCTCGAAGCCGATCAACGGCGCCTGCCTGAGGAGGAGGTGAAGCAATGGGGTCGCTATTACGACGATGGTGATCCGGTGATCTGCTTTGGCTCGATTCAGGAGGGGCATGATAACCTGCAGGAGTTATGGGCCGCATTACGGGATACCTGGGCCGCTGCTGAAGAAGAGGGTGAAAAGATTGCCAGGATTAAGAAATACACATGA
- a CDS encoding HAD family hydrolase translates to MSTPKAFIFDLDGTLVDALPDIQANANRALESLGYELRLSLKDTQPHVGGGAHKLASNVLGLPMEHDETMALYHAFADIYEQHPAEFGKPFPGVMHVLDTLKAKGIPISCVTAKPAKARIKVLDQMGLTPYLTLALSPEDGFAKKPAPDMLYECCRAMGVEPSETVMVGDTRFDVEAGFNAGCMAVAFAEHGYQDVPAEYADRVVSLPDFTDLLKLLDD, encoded by the coding sequence ATGAGTACACCTAAAGCATTTATTTTCGACCTCGACGGTACACTGGTGGATGCATTGCCCGATATTCAGGCCAATGCCAACCGCGCACTGGAGTCGCTTGGCTACGAGCTGCGTTTAAGCCTTAAGGATACACAGCCGCATGTCGGTGGCGGGGCACATAAGCTGGCCTCCAATGTGTTGGGCCTTCCAATGGAGCATGATGAGACCATGGCGCTCTACCACGCTTTTGCCGATATCTATGAGCAGCATCCGGCCGAATTTGGCAAACCTTTTCCCGGCGTAATGCATGTGCTTGATACACTCAAAGCCAAGGGGATTCCCATCTCCTGCGTGACTGCAAAACCGGCGAAGGCGCGCATTAAGGTGCTGGACCAGATGGGGCTTACTCCTTACCTCACCCTGGCACTTTCGCCGGAGGATGGCTTCGCCAAGAAGCCTGCGCCGGATATGTTGTATGAGTGCTGCCGGGCGATGGGTGTTGAGCCTTCCGAAACTGTGATGGTGGGTGATACGCGCTTTGATGTTGAGGCTGGCTTTAACGCTGGATGCATGGCCGTTGCATTTGCCGAGCACGGCTATCAGGACGTGCCTGCGGAGTATGCTGATCGTGTCGTCTCCCTGCCTGACTTTACAGACCTTCTAAAACTGCTTGATGACTAA
- a CDS encoding glutathione S-transferase N-terminal domain-containing protein — translation MIKLYSDPHCPNSHRTRIVLAEKELPVDTEELESENLPADFMKINPYGKLPTVIDRDIVFFESAVVNEYLDERYPHPPLKPGSPAERAQMRLAVLQLERELYVLYEECQNGRKKKDAVKKLDVYFDSMNAYLGRTEYFIGEQYTLADVTLAPILWRLPSVGVDTSKWTHLEAYMDRLFERSAFERSLSEHEQMLRDL, via the coding sequence ATGATTAAGCTTTATTCCGACCCGCACTGCCCCAACTCGCACCGTACCCGTATCGTTCTGGCTGAAAAAGAACTGCCGGTTGATACTGAAGAGCTGGAGTCGGAGAACCTTCCTGCAGATTTCATGAAGATCAATCCGTACGGCAAGCTGCCAACGGTTATCGACCGCGATATCGTTTTCTTCGAGTCGGCAGTTGTTAATGAGTACCTTGATGAGCGTTATCCGCATCCGCCTCTTAAGCCGGGTTCACCAGCTGAACGCGCTCAGATGCGACTGGCTGTCCTGCAGCTGGAGCGTGAGCTCTATGTTCTTTACGAAGAGTGCCAGAACGGACGCAAAAAGAAGGACGCAGTGAAGAAGCTGGATGTCTATTTCGATTCAATGAATGCTTACCTTGGCCGTACAGAATATTTCATTGGTGAGCAGTACACACTTGCCGATGTGACACTTGCACCGATTTTATGGCGTCTGCCATCTGTCGGTGTCGATACTTCCAAGTGGACGCATCTTGAAGCCTATATGGATCGTCTTTTCGAACGCTCTGCTTTTGAGCGCTCACTATCCGAGCACGAGCAGATGCTTCGCGATCTCTGA
- the thiD gene encoding bifunctional hydroxymethylpyrimidine kinase/phosphomethylpyrimidine kinase, which translates to MRQVCLTIGGSDSCGGAGIQADLSVFEALGVHGCSATTALTAQNPKFISRIEPVSLAQLDAEIHAVFDYYDVAVVKTGMLLDAEHVAVVSALLHQLHKGMLVVDPVMISSSGRALLDQGGVDALNHALLPLATLVTPNLDEAAVLLGGAVVDPGEAAKRLVDQLGCAVLLKGGHGERDELLDLLCGLDGEITPFSHARQPWSESQSHGTGCRLASAIAAKLSLEESLTVAVAQGVAFLQGS; encoded by the coding sequence GTGAGACAAGTCTGCCTGACCATCGGTGGATCCGACTCCTGCGGTGGAGCCGGGATTCAGGCTGACCTCAGTGTTTTCGAGGCGCTTGGGGTGCATGGTTGCTCCGCGACCACCGCACTGACAGCGCAGAATCCAAAGTTTATTAGCCGCATTGAACCTGTGTCGTTGGCACAGCTGGATGCCGAAATTCACGCCGTTTTCGATTACTATGATGTGGCTGTGGTGAAAACCGGCATGTTGCTTGATGCTGAACATGTGGCTGTTGTCTCCGCGCTGCTGCATCAATTACATAAAGGAATGCTTGTTGTTGATCCGGTAATGATCTCCAGTAGTGGCAGGGCCCTGCTCGATCAAGGTGGCGTGGATGCGCTGAACCATGCCCTGCTTCCGCTGGCAACACTGGTGACACCTAATCTTGATGAGGCTGCTGTGCTTCTGGGTGGAGCAGTTGTCGACCCCGGTGAGGCTGCAAAGAGACTGGTCGATCAACTGGGTTGTGCAGTGCTGCTTAAAGGCGGTCATGGGGAAAGGGATGAGCTTCTCGATCTGTTGTGTGGCCTGGATGGAGAGATTACCCCGTTCTCACATGCCAGACAGCCGTGGAGTGAGTCTCAATCTCACGGGACTGGCTGCCGACTTGCATCGGCGATTGCAGCGAAGCTTTCGCTAGAAGAATCGCTCACCGTTGCTGTCGCTCAAGGGGTCGCTTTCCTGCAAGGCAGCTAG
- the queG gene encoding tRNA epoxyqueuosine(34) reductase QueG, translated as MVSNGLKDRVRAKAKECGFALCHVTRPEVGGQHADALQRWSDAGMQGDMVWMAEEMRMQRRKSPETMLQGVNSVITVAMHYTPPDYSLDEADAQKLCGVISAYAHGDDYHDIMKKRLKALALELDAMLGVHDQRVFVDTAPVLEHALAASAGLGWQGKHTLTIQRQLGSWFLLGEIFTTAEFEPDQPAINHCGSCTACIDICPTRAIVAPYVVDARRCISYLTIEFDDFIPAEFRPLMGNRIYGCDDCQMVCPWNAHATKDKDAVVDLLMPKGENNLPDLASLLLLDEEAFRIRFRKSPIKRTKRRGLLRNVCIAMGNSGNVHCIPALLDALNDGESLIRGHAAWALARLTDQGNRERVLAALNLLSEQENDPAVLHEFMSAIQGIREES; from the coding sequence ATGGTTTCCAATGGCTTGAAAGATAGGGTTCGCGCCAAAGCGAAGGAGTGCGGTTTTGCGCTCTGTCATGTGACCCGTCCCGAAGTAGGGGGGCAGCATGCCGATGCACTGCAGCGTTGGAGTGATGCTGGCATGCAGGGCGATATGGTATGGATGGCGGAAGAGATGCGTATGCAGCGACGCAAATCACCTGAAACCATGCTGCAGGGCGTTAACAGTGTCATCACTGTGGCGATGCATTATACACCACCGGATTATTCGCTGGATGAGGCAGATGCGCAGAAGCTCTGCGGCGTGATTAGCGCTTATGCTCATGGCGACGATTACCATGATATTATGAAAAAACGGCTGAAGGCTCTGGCGCTTGAACTGGATGCGATGCTGGGAGTTCACGATCAGCGGGTTTTCGTTGATACCGCCCCTGTACTCGAGCATGCGCTTGCCGCATCAGCCGGCTTAGGCTGGCAGGGTAAGCATACACTTACGATTCAGAGGCAGCTGGGTTCATGGTTTCTGCTCGGCGAGATATTCACCACGGCCGAATTTGAGCCGGATCAACCGGCAATTAACCACTGCGGTAGCTGCACAGCCTGCATCGATATCTGTCCGACAAGGGCGATCGTTGCTCCTTACGTGGTCGATGCGCGTCGCTGTATCTCCTACCTGACGATTGAGTTTGATGATTTTATCCCGGCAGAGTTTCGCCCGTTGATGGGTAACCGTATCTACGGCTGTGATGACTGCCAGATGGTCTGTCCGTGGAACGCACATGCCACCAAAGATAAGGATGCTGTTGTTGATCTCCTTATGCCAAAAGGGGAGAATAATCTTCCCGACCTTGCTAGTCTGCTCCTGCTCGACGAAGAGGCGTTCCGGATTCGGTTCCGGAAATCACCGATCAAGCGAACAAAGCGGCGTGGTTTACTGCGTAATGTCTGCATTGCTATGGGCAATTCAGGCAATGTGCACTGTATCCCCGCACTGCTGGATGCCCTGAATGATGGGGAGTCATTGATCCGGGGACATGCGGCCTGGGCCTTGGCAAGGTTAACCGATCAGGGCAATCGTGAGAGGGTTCTGGCCGCGCTGAACCTTCTGTCTGAGCAGGAAAACGATCCGGCTGTTCTGCATGAGTTCATGTCGGCAATTCAAGGTATAAGGGAAGAGTCATGA